From Brassica oleracea var. oleracea cultivar TO1000 chromosome C3, BOL, whole genome shotgun sequence, a single genomic window includes:
- the LOC106330035 gene encoding zinc-finger homeodomain protein 9-like: protein MDMTPKYPAKYPTNPKLQPRSNQINQPPSATESSNAATTSTTTQPPALQNRTAAIGGHTLDVCSKFMPSLTFTSSDPTSLTCAACGCHHNFHRRDPGDSSLTSAVAPPSLLTSSTTAEIEYQPHTVN from the coding sequence ATGGATATGACTCCTAAATATCCCGCTAAATATCCCACAAATCCGAAACTCCAACCCAGATCCAACCAGATAAACCAACCTCCTTCAGCAACGGAGTCATCAAACGCCGCCACCACATCCACCACCACTCAACCACCGGCACTACAGAACCGCACAGCTGCGATTGGAGGTCACACGCTCGACGTTTGCAGCAAATTTATGCCGTCTCTTACCTTCACATCTTCTGATCCAACTTCCCTCACGTGTGCCGCGTGCGGTTGCCACCATAACTTCCACCGCCGTGACCCAGGCGATTCCTCACTCACTTCCGCCGTGGCTCCACCGTCTCTCCTTACATCTTCCACCACCGCTGAAATAGAGTACCAGCCTCACACCGTCAATTGA
- the LOC106333704 gene encoding probable protein phosphatase 2C 54 codes for MEKDITLPILAGDCVSGDRKRVRMADPESTVGGEGRPVKLPKIKDNGDVVGSTSEATQVPVDSIMADVATNDLDGKTNAGHGVVSVMGRQRAMTTAVSTVVDEIPSYDIFGIFDGLRLAKLLEERLCRLVKEEVTACHGRGVAADWSEVTRSCFSEAVGTVRSTAAKAVVTIVGREEVIVLCRGGARAVLYSQGGISLPLCDIHRHHSDVDQKLKIYKRTMIDDFIVLACEGLWDVVSDDDTYRLVKSCLYGELPDGCKSESSSTKAAVILAELAIARGSKENINVIVIDLRSSTVS; via the exons ATGGAAAAGGATATTACTCTGCCCATTCTAGCAGGAGATTGCGTCTCTGGCGATAGGAAGCGAGTAAGAATGGCTGATCCAGAATCTACCGTCGGCGGAGAGGGCAGACCTGTTAAATTACCCAAAATCAAAGACAACG GAGATGTAGTAGGGTCAACATCGGAGGCAACCCAGGTCCCTGTCGATTCAATAATGGCTGACGTGGCGACTAACGATCTAGACGGAAAAACAAACGCCGGCCACGGGGTAGTCTCAGTCATGGGACGGCAGAGAGCTATGACGACCGCCGTTTCCACTGTCGTCGACGAGATCCCTTCTTATGATATTTTTGGAATTTTCGATGGTCTTAGGCTTGCTAAATTATTAGAGGAGAGGCTGTGTCGGCTCGTGAAGGAGGAGGTAACGGCATGCCACGGCCGTGGAGTTGCCGCAGACTGGAGTGAAGTGACGAGATCATGTTTTTCGGAAGCGGTGGGGACTGTGAGGTCTACTGCAGCGAAAGCGGTGGTTACTATTGTCGGAAGAGAGGAGGTAATTGTGCTTTGCCGTGGCGGCGCTAGGGCGGTTCTTTACTCTCAAGGCGGAATCTCTTTGCCTCTTTGCGACATCCACCGTCACCAT AGTGATGTAGATCAAAAGCTGAAGATCTATAAGCGAACAATGATTGATGATTTCATAGTTCTTGCATGCGAAGGCCTATGGGATGTTGTCTCCGACGACGACACATATCGACTTGTCAAAAGTTGTCTTTACGGGGAATTACCAGACGG ATGTAAAAGTGAATCAAGTTCTACAAAGGCTGCGGTAATCTTAGCAGAGCTTGCAATAGCTAGAGGAAGCAAAGAGAATATAAATGTCATCGTTATTGATTTGAGGAGTTCTACTGTATCTTAG
- the LOC106329555 gene encoding endoglucanase 19 isoform X2: MGSSTSTISVLLFLGLVQFAVSGHDYKQALSKSILFFEAQRSGHLPPNQRVSWRSHSGLNDGKSIGVDLVGGYYDAGDNVKFGLPMAFTVTTMCWSIIEYGGQLASNGELGNAIDAIKWGTDYFIKAHPEPNVLYGEVGDGKSDHYCWQRPEEMTTDRRAYKLDRNNPGSDLAGETAAAMAAASIVFRRSDPSYSAELLRHAHELFEFADKYRGKYDSSITVAQKYYGSVSGYNDELLWAAAWLYQATNDRYYLDYLGKNGDSMGGTSWSMREFGWDVKYAGVQTLVAKILMQGKAGEHTAVFERYQEKAEQFMCSMLGKSTKNIQKTPGGLIFRQRWNNMQFVTSASFLAAVYSDYLSSSKRNLRCSQGNISPSKLLDFSKSQVDYILGDNPRGTSYMVGYGHNYPRQVHHRGSSIVSFKVDQKFVTCRGGYVTWYSRKASDPNVLTGALVGGPDAYDNFADNRDNYEQTEPTTYNNAPLLGVLARLISGPTGFDQRLPGVSPTPSPVIIKPAPIPKRKPSTPPAPASSPSPITISQKMTSSWINEGNVYYRYSTKLTNRSTKRLKNLKISITKLYGPIWGVTKTGNSYGFPSWMKYLPAGKSMEFVYIHSAAPANVLVSNYSLE; encoded by the exons ATGGGTTCTTCCACTTCCACCATTTCAGTTCTTCTTTTTCTTGGGTTAGTTCAGTTTGCAGTTTCAGGGCACGACTATAAACAAGCTCTGAGTAAAAGCATTCTCTTCTTTGAAGCTCAGAGATCAGGACATCTCCCTCCCAACCAGAGAGTTTCATGGCGATCTCACTCCGGTCTTAACGACGGAAAATCCATCGGC GTGGATTTAGTGGGAGGGTATTATGACGCCGGAGACAATGTGAAATTTGGGCTTCCAATGGCTTTCACGGTGACGACAATGTGTTGGAGCATCATAGAATACGGTGGCCAGCTTGCATCTAACGGTGAACTTGGCAATGCTATTGACGCCATTAAGTGGGGAACTGATTATTTCATTAAAGCTCACCCTGAACCTAACGTCCTCTACGGAGAG GTGGGAGATGGTAAGTCGGATCATTACTGTTGGCAAAGACCAGAGGAAATGACCACTGACCGTAGGGCTTACAAGCTTGACCGGAATAATCCTGGTTCCGACCTCGCCGGAGAAACCGCTGCCGCAATGGCTGCTGCTTCCATCGTTTTCCGTCGCTCTGATCCATCATACTCTGCCGAGCTGCTCCGCCACGCTCATGAG CTATTTGAATTTGCCGACAAATATAGAGGCAAGTACGACAGCAGCATCACGGTGGCACAGAAGTACTATGGCTCAGTCAGCGGTTACAAT GATGAATTACTCTGGGCTGCTGCGTGGTTATACCAAGCAACCAATGATAGATATTATTTGGATTACCTCGGCAAGAACGGCGACTCAATGGGCGGTACGAGCTGGTCGATGAGGGAGTTTGGTTGGGATGTTAAATACGCCGGCGTCCAAACCCTTGTTGCTAAG ATTTTAATGCAAGGGAAAGCTGGAGAACACACGGCTGTGTTCGAGAGGTACCAAGAGAAAGCAGAACAGTTTATGTGTTCAATGTTAGGTAAAAGTACAAAGAACATTCAGAAAACTCCCGGCGGTTTGATATTCCGGCAACGGTGGAACAACATGCAGTTTGTCACTAGTGCTTCTTTCTTGGCCGCCGTGTACTCTGATTATCTCTCTTCCTCAAAAAGAAACCTCCGTTGTTCTCAAGGAAATATTTCTCCATCCAAACTCCTCGATTTCTCTAAATCACAG GTGGACTACATACTCGGAGACAACCCTAGAGGGACGAGCTACATGGTAGGATACGGACATAACTATCCTCGGCAAGTTCATCATCGTGGTTCGTCAATTGTCTCCTTTAAAGTAGATCAGAAGTTCGTGACTTGCCGTGGCGGTTATGTCACGTGGTATAGCCGCAAAGCAAGCGACCCGAACGTCTTGACCGGGGCCCTCGTGGGTGGACCCGACGCCTACGACAACTTTGCTGACAACCGGGACAATTACGAGCAAACCGAACCAACGACTTACAACAATGCGCCTCTTCTTGGTGTACTAGCCCGGTTAATTTCCGGTCCGACCGGTTTTGACCAGCGACTCCCAG GTGTTAGTCCGACTCCAAGTCCGGTTATCATAAAACCAGCACCTATACCCAAAAGGAAACCGAGTACACCTCCAGCTCCAG CTTCTTCTCCTAGTCCCATTACCATATCCCAGAAGATGACGAGCTCGTGGATAAACGAAGGAAATGTTTATTACCGATACTCAACGAAATTAACCAACAGATCTACAAAAAGGTTGAAAAATCTGAAGATATCAATCACCAAGCTCTATGGTCCAATATGGGGTGTGACGAAAACCGGAAACTCATATGGTTTTCCTTCATGGATGAAATATTTACCGGCAGGCAAAAGCATGGAGTTTGTCTATATCCACTCAGCCGCTCCGGCAAATGTTTTGGTTTCTAACTATTCTTTGGAGTGA
- the LOC106329555 gene encoding endoglucanase 19 isoform X1, translating into MGSSTSTISVLLFLGLVQFAVSGHDYKQALSKSILFFEAQRSGHLPPNQRVSWRSHSGLNDGKSIGVDLVGGYYDAGDNVKFGLPMAFTVTTMCWSIIEYGGQLASNGELGNAIDAIKWGTDYFIKAHPEPNVLYGEVGDGKSDHYCWQRPEEMTTDRRAYKLDRNNPGSDLAGETAAAMAAASIVFRRSDPSYSAELLRHAHELFEFADKYRGKYDSSITVAQKYYGSVSGYNDELLWAAAWLYQATNDRYYLDYLGKNGDSMGGTSWSMREFGWDVKYAGVQTLVAKILMQGKAGEHTAVFERYQEKAEQFMCSMLGKSTKNIQKTPGGLIFRQRWNNMQFVTSASFLAAVYSDYLSSSKRNLRCSQGNISPSKLLDFSKSQVDYILGDNPRGTSYMVGYGHNYPRQVHHRGSSIVSFKVDQKFVTCRGGYVTWYSRKASDPNVLTGALVGGPDAYDNFADNRDNYEQTEPTTYNNAPLLGVLARLISGPTGFDQRLPGVSPTPSPVIIKPAPIPKRKPSTPPAPAASSPSPITISQKMTSSWINEGNVYYRYSTKLTNRSTKRLKNLKISITKLYGPIWGVTKTGNSYGFPSWMKYLPAGKSMEFVYIHSAAPANVLVSNYSLE; encoded by the exons ATGGGTTCTTCCACTTCCACCATTTCAGTTCTTCTTTTTCTTGGGTTAGTTCAGTTTGCAGTTTCAGGGCACGACTATAAACAAGCTCTGAGTAAAAGCATTCTCTTCTTTGAAGCTCAGAGATCAGGACATCTCCCTCCCAACCAGAGAGTTTCATGGCGATCTCACTCCGGTCTTAACGACGGAAAATCCATCGGC GTGGATTTAGTGGGAGGGTATTATGACGCCGGAGACAATGTGAAATTTGGGCTTCCAATGGCTTTCACGGTGACGACAATGTGTTGGAGCATCATAGAATACGGTGGCCAGCTTGCATCTAACGGTGAACTTGGCAATGCTATTGACGCCATTAAGTGGGGAACTGATTATTTCATTAAAGCTCACCCTGAACCTAACGTCCTCTACGGAGAG GTGGGAGATGGTAAGTCGGATCATTACTGTTGGCAAAGACCAGAGGAAATGACCACTGACCGTAGGGCTTACAAGCTTGACCGGAATAATCCTGGTTCCGACCTCGCCGGAGAAACCGCTGCCGCAATGGCTGCTGCTTCCATCGTTTTCCGTCGCTCTGATCCATCATACTCTGCCGAGCTGCTCCGCCACGCTCATGAG CTATTTGAATTTGCCGACAAATATAGAGGCAAGTACGACAGCAGCATCACGGTGGCACAGAAGTACTATGGCTCAGTCAGCGGTTACAAT GATGAATTACTCTGGGCTGCTGCGTGGTTATACCAAGCAACCAATGATAGATATTATTTGGATTACCTCGGCAAGAACGGCGACTCAATGGGCGGTACGAGCTGGTCGATGAGGGAGTTTGGTTGGGATGTTAAATACGCCGGCGTCCAAACCCTTGTTGCTAAG ATTTTAATGCAAGGGAAAGCTGGAGAACACACGGCTGTGTTCGAGAGGTACCAAGAGAAAGCAGAACAGTTTATGTGTTCAATGTTAGGTAAAAGTACAAAGAACATTCAGAAAACTCCCGGCGGTTTGATATTCCGGCAACGGTGGAACAACATGCAGTTTGTCACTAGTGCTTCTTTCTTGGCCGCCGTGTACTCTGATTATCTCTCTTCCTCAAAAAGAAACCTCCGTTGTTCTCAAGGAAATATTTCTCCATCCAAACTCCTCGATTTCTCTAAATCACAG GTGGACTACATACTCGGAGACAACCCTAGAGGGACGAGCTACATGGTAGGATACGGACATAACTATCCTCGGCAAGTTCATCATCGTGGTTCGTCAATTGTCTCCTTTAAAGTAGATCAGAAGTTCGTGACTTGCCGTGGCGGTTATGTCACGTGGTATAGCCGCAAAGCAAGCGACCCGAACGTCTTGACCGGGGCCCTCGTGGGTGGACCCGACGCCTACGACAACTTTGCTGACAACCGGGACAATTACGAGCAAACCGAACCAACGACTTACAACAATGCGCCTCTTCTTGGTGTACTAGCCCGGTTAATTTCCGGTCCGACCGGTTTTGACCAGCGACTCCCAG GTGTTAGTCCGACTCCAAGTCCGGTTATCATAAAACCAGCACCTATACCCAAAAGGAAACCGAGTACACCTCCAGCTCCAG CAGCTTCTTCTCCTAGTCCCATTACCATATCCCAGAAGATGACGAGCTCGTGGATAAACGAAGGAAATGTTTATTACCGATACTCAACGAAATTAACCAACAGATCTACAAAAAGGTTGAAAAATCTGAAGATATCAATCACCAAGCTCTATGGTCCAATATGGGGTGTGACGAAAACCGGAAACTCATATGGTTTTCCTTCATGGATGAAATATTTACCGGCAGGCAAAAGCATGGAGTTTGTCTATATCCACTCAGCCGCTCCGGCAAATGTTTTGGTTTCTAACTATTCTTTGGAGTGA